A single Prevotella sp. E15-22 DNA region contains:
- a CDS encoding WYL domain-containing protein produces the protein MAKNLLNKYVWLVETIYKAKRITFEEINEKWLDNDMSEGVELALRTFHKWRIAVEEMFGLVIECERRGGYHYYIENACEINNGSLRSWLLSTISVSNLLIENQNMKDRILLEDVPSGQEYLSTIIEAMKKNNVLRITYQSYWREESNTFNVEPYCVKLFKQRWYMLAWNPYYQRLMIYAIDRIYDVDVLKGQKFKMMENFAPSDFFENFYGIIANTDATPQIIKLKVSAGQASYLRSLPLHSTQEEIERSGEFSIFKLHLCPEFDFQQEVLSMGEDIEVLEPVWLRKEMAGKIKRMWNKYNTNEG, from the coding sequence ATGGCTAAGAACCTTTTAAATAAGTATGTTTGGCTTGTGGAAACCATCTACAAGGCTAAACGCATAACGTTCGAGGAAATCAATGAAAAGTGGTTGGATAATGACATGAGCGAAGGAGTTGAACTTGCTCTTCGTACCTTCCATAAGTGGCGAATCGCCGTAGAGGAGATGTTTGGCTTAGTGATTGAATGCGAGCGTAGGGGTGGTTACCATTATTATATAGAAAACGCCTGTGAGATAAATAATGGCAGTTTGCGGAGTTGGCTATTAAGCACTATCTCGGTAAGCAATCTTCTCATTGAGAACCAAAATATGAAAGACAGGATTCTGCTTGAAGATGTTCCTTCAGGACAAGAGTATCTGTCGACAATCATTGAGGCAATGAAGAAGAACAATGTCCTCCGAATCACCTATCAGAGCTATTGGCGCGAAGAAAGCAATACCTTCAATGTGGAACCATATTGTGTCAAGCTATTCAAGCAGCGTTGGTATATGTTGGCGTGGAACCCGTATTATCAGCGACTGATGATATATGCTATTGACAGGATCTACGATGTAGATGTATTGAAAGGCCAAAAATTTAAAATGATGGAAAACTTTGCCCCATCTGATTTCTTTGAGAACTTCTATGGCATCATTGCCAACACTGATGCCACGCCTCAGATAATAAAACTGAAGGTTTCTGCAGGACAGGCCAGCTATCTCCGTTCACTCCCGCTTCATAGCACGCAGGAAGAAATTGAGAGAAGTGGTGAGTTCAGCATTTTCAAACTGCATTTATGTCCAGAGTTCGACTTCCAACAGGAAGTCTTGTCGATGGGCGAAGACATAGAAGTGTTGGAACCTGTATGGCTACGGAAGGAGATGGCTGGTAAGATAAAGAGAATGTGGAACAAGTATAATACTAATGAGGGATGA
- a CDS encoding 3'-5' exonuclease, with product MKDFAAIDFETANNERTSVCSVGVIIVRNGEIVDSFYSLIQPEPNYYNYWCTQVHGITRRDTEDAPVFPKVWKQIEPLIEGLPLVAHNKAFDESCLKAVFRCYQMDYPDYPFFCTLNASRQALPDLENHQLHTVAAACGYQLENHHHALADAEACAWIAREIL from the coding sequence ATGAAAGATTTTGCTGCAATAGATTTTGAAACGGCTAACAACGAACGAACAAGTGTCTGCTCCGTTGGTGTAATAATCGTAAGGAATGGTGAGATTGTGGATTCCTTCTACTCTCTGATTCAGCCTGAGCCTAATTATTACAATTATTGGTGTACTCAGGTGCATGGAATTACTCGTCGTGATACCGAAGATGCACCTGTATTTCCAAAAGTATGGAAGCAAATAGAGCCTCTTATTGAGGGATTACCCTTGGTGGCTCATAACAAAGCTTTCGACGAGAGTTGCCTGAAGGCGGTGTTTCGTTGTTATCAGATGGACTATCCTGACTATCCATTCTTCTGCACATTGAACGCTTCACGTCAGGCATTGCCGGACTTGGAGAATCATCAACTGCACACTGTTGCTGCCGCCTGCGGTTACCAGTTAGAGAACCACCACCACGCCCTTGCCGACGCAGAGGCTTGCGCCTGGATAGCGAGAGAGATACTATAA
- a CDS encoding PD-(D/E)XK nuclease family protein: MDAIYIIEQIKQISDRRISDRTERQKRGEFFNIFSDLNMMSDEVHLHSALLATLLNPYGSHGQKSVFLELFVSMVFQKIREAIWDFDWNMMTVEVEKNIGVVDEDTGGRIDLYITDGKHQIIIENKIYASDQDYQMKRYWNYATSRVPAKPFKLIYLTLDGHHPSQKSLGDLRESDYLCLSYKTDIVHWLDECVSKTKDVAPVRETIKQYIRTINILTDNGMEKDVLMEKEMLQELGKQENIDAVFDIYESRNDLINYIINERFLPKLKELAENKGFQMLDIQKNWMEEAWAGLSFLKKEWKYFKLSFEFEQCPIGNLIFGFQKHDANVFVESEQKLIERYAPYAVSNGWIYKGFEGHRYWNNREAIRDLLNGKTLRIFERMFDEAIVCAKGLDV, translated from the coding sequence ATGGATGCTATATATATCATAGAACAAATAAAACAGATTTCGGATAGGCGTATATCCGACAGAACTGAAAGGCAAAAAAGAGGGGAATTCTTCAACATCTTTAGCGACCTAAACATGATGTCTGATGAAGTTCACCTGCATTCTGCATTACTTGCGACATTGCTCAATCCATATGGGAGCCATGGCCAAAAGAGCGTATTTCTTGAATTATTTGTTAGCATGGTCTTTCAGAAAATTCGTGAAGCCATCTGGGATTTTGATTGGAACATGATGACTGTTGAAGTTGAAAAGAACATTGGCGTTGTTGACGAAGATACTGGCGGACGTATTGATCTGTATATCACTGATGGCAAGCATCAGATTATCATTGAGAATAAAATATATGCATCTGACCAAGACTATCAGATGAAAAGGTACTGGAACTATGCCACGTCTCGTGTTCCTGCAAAACCTTTTAAACTAATATATCTTACACTTGACGGACATCATCCATCGCAAAAATCACTTGGAGATTTGAGAGAGAGCGACTATCTTTGTTTATCTTACAAAACTGACATTGTACACTGGTTAGATGAATGCGTTTCTAAAACCAAGGATGTTGCACCCGTAAGAGAGACTATAAAGCAATATATTAGAACGATTAACATATTAACAGATAACGGAATGGAAAAAGATGTGTTAATGGAGAAGGAAATGCTCCAAGAATTAGGGAAACAGGAAAATATTGATGCAGTATTTGACATATACGAAAGCAGAAATGATCTTATAAACTACATCATTAACGAAAGATTTTTGCCAAAGCTAAAGGAGCTTGCAGAAAATAAGGGGTTCCAGATGTTGGATATTCAGAAGAACTGGATGGAAGAAGCCTGGGCTGGTCTGTCATTTCTCAAGAAAGAATGGAAATATTTTAAATTGAGTTTTGAGTTTGAACAATGTCCTATTGGTAACCTCATCTTTGGCTTTCAGAAACACGATGCCAATGTCTTCGTTGAATCTGAGCAGAAACTAATAGAAAGATATGCCCCCTATGCTGTTAGTAACGGGTGGATATATAAAGGCTTTGAGGGACATCGGTATTGGAACAACAGAGAAGCCATAAGAGATTTGCTAAATGGAAAGACCTTGAGAATTTTTGAAAGAATGTTCGACGAAGCAATAGTGTGTGCCAAAGGATTAGACGTATAA
- the zapA gene encoding cell division protein ZapA, whose product MVNNEQKTKIQLEIYDELIEVNIIKGDEEKYQNAAKFVTERLNAYVKLHCGWKTQHTISLMTMLDIALNPMSDKECKKRHRSIWRKIIDYIKP is encoded by the coding sequence ATGGTAAACAATGAACAGAAAACAAAAATACAGCTAGAAATTTATGATGAGCTAATAGAAGTGAATATCATCAAAGGGGATGAAGAAAAGTATCAAAATGCAGCAAAGTTTGTAACAGAACGGTTAAATGCTTATGTAAAATTACATTGTGGGTGGAAGACTCAACATACTATTTCACTAATGACCATGTTGGATATTGCACTTAACCCAATGTCAGACAAAGAATGTAAAAAGAGACATCGTTCTATCTGGAGAAAAATAATTGATTACATCAAACCCTAG